The Mycolicibacterium aurum genome segment TGCAGGAATTGTTGGACCAGGCGCTGCATTCGGGCAGGCCGTTTTCCAGCAGGCACCGCTTTCTCGACAGGCAGGACCGCGAACACACCGTCCTCGTGCTGGCCGACAGGATGCTCGCCGACGACGGCGCCGTGGTGGGTACGGAGGGCTACTACGTAGACCTGACCCACACGCTCGATGATGCGCGCCGTGATGCCCTCAGCAGCTCGCTGCCCGATCTGTTCGCCGCGCGCGCCGCGATCGAACAGGCCAAAGGGGCGCTGATGCTGGTCTACGGAGTGGGCGACGATCAGGCCTTCGAGCTGCTGCAGTGGCGATCGCAGGAGACCAACACCAAGCTGCGCACGCTGGCCGCCCAGGTGGTTGCGGCGTTCCCCACGCTGCAGATACGCCAGGATGACCTGCGGCGCCAATTCGATCACCTTCTGTTGACCGTGCACCGGCGCACCGAGTGAGGGGCGACGGGACGCGTGGGACTTCTCGACATCGTGCGCGACGTTCGCGACGTCGCGGTCGTGCTGCGGGCCGAAGGCGACGTGGACTCGAGCACCGCCGACGCCCTGATGACCGCATTGGACGCCGCTGTGGTTGAGGCGCAAGCGCATCCAGCCAGAGTGCTGATCGTCGAGCTGGACGGTGTCACCTACTTCGGCAGTGCCGGGCTGAACGCGTTGATCGGCTGCGCCGAACGCGGCAGCGCACATGGCGTCGCGGTGCGTCTGGTGGCCACCAACCCGGAGGTGACGCGTCCGATCGAAGTCACCAGACTCGACTCGGTGCTGCCGCCCCACCGCAGCGTGGCCGATGCTCTGTCCTCGGCAGACGGGCCGCAATGACGGGAACGAGCACCGAAGGCGGTTCCTCCGCCCAGGTTTTCGCGGCCGGCGGCGACGTCGGCCGCGACCACGCGCGCGTGGACTGGGCATCGACACCGCTCGGCCCGCCGGAAGGCTGGCCGCAGAGCCTGCAGACCGCGGTGAGCATCCTGCTGTCCTCGCGGTTCCCCATGTGGATGGCCTGGGGGCCGGACCTGACCTTCTTCTGCAACGACGCCTACCGCCGCGACACGCTGGGCCGCAAGTACCCGTGGGCGCTCGGACGTTCGGCACGCGAAGTGTGGGCGGAGGTCTGGGCAGCCGCCGGCCCGCGAATCGAACAGGTGCTCTCGACCGGCGAGGCGACCTGGGACGCCGCGCTTCTGTTGTTCCTGGAACGTTCGGGCTACCCCGAGGAGACCTACCACACCTTTTCCTACAGCCCGCTGTGCGACGACGACGGGCAGGTCGTCGGGATGTTGTGCGTGGTCAACGAGGACACCATGCAGGTGATCAGCGAGCGGCGGATGGCCACGCTGCGAGACCTGGGCTTCGACCCCAACGTGCTGAGCACCGAGTCGGAGATCCTGGCGTTCACCGCGTCTCAGCTCGCCCAGAATCTGAGCGACCTGCCGTTCACGCTGACGTATCTGTTCGACGACGACGGCGCTGCCCACCTGGCGGCAACCAGCGGTCTGCCTGCAGGCCACCTTGCGGCTCCGGCGACGCTGGCCCCCGACGCCGCGAGCCCGTGGCCGGTCGCAGAGCCGGCCCGCGGCGAGTCGGTACTGGTCGACCTCGACGGTGACGCGTATGCGGGCCTGCCGACCGGTAACTGGCAACAACCGCCGGTGCAGGCACTGGTCGTGCCGCTGTCTCCCCAGGGTGGTCCGCCGAGCGGCTTCATGGTCGCCGGGCTCAACCGGTACCGACCCCTCGACGAGGGGTATCGGGGCTTCGTCACCCTCGTCGCGGGACACATCGCGGCGGGCATCGGCCTGGCGCGCAGCTACCGCGCACAACAACGGCGCGCCGACGAACTGGCCGAACTCGATCGGGCCAAGACAACCTTCTTCTCCAACATCAGCCACGAGTTCCGCACCCCGCTGACATTGATCCTCGATCCGGTGTCCGAGTTGCGGCGCGCCGAAGGTGTCGACGACGCCATGCGCAACGAGCTGGACATGGTGTGGCGTAACGGATTACGGCTCACCAAGTTGGTCAACGCGCTGCTCGACTTCTCCCGCATCGAGGCGGGTCGCACGCAGGCCAACTATCGGGAGGTAGATCTCGGCACCTTCACCGCAGATCTCGCCAGCGTCTTTCGCTCGGCCATCGAACGCGCGGGGCTCACCCTCGAAGTGAACTGCGAGCCGATCGGCGATCCCGTCTACATCGACCTCGACATGTGGGAGAAGGTCATCTTCAACCTGCTGTCGAACGCGCTGAAGTTCACGTTCGAGGGCGTGGTGTCCGTGCGGGCCTATCGCGAGGCGGCGGAGGCGGTGGTGACGGTGTCGGACACCGGAACCGGCGTGCCTGCCGCCGAGATGCCGCGGCTGTTCGAGCGGTTCCACCGCATCGAGAACGCGCGCGCACGCTCGAACGAGGGCAGCGGCATCGGACTGGCGCTGGTGAAGGAACTCATCCAGCTTCACGGCGGCACCATCGACGCCGACAGCGTGGAGGGGCGGGGGACCACCTTCACGATCCGGCTGCCCATCGGGACAGCGCACCTACCCGATGAGGTGGCCGCCCCCGCAGAAGGCGTTCGCCGGGTCGGTGTGGGCGCAGTTGCCTACGTCGAGGAGGCGCTGCGCTGGCTGCCGGCCGGCCGGGACGGCTCTGAGCTGTCAGAGCGCGAGAAAGGCTATCCATCAGAGCTTTCGGCCGATCAGCCGCCGTTCTCAGGAGCCCTCGGCACCCTGCGGGTGCTCGTCGCCGACGACAACGCCGATATGCGCGACTATCTGACCCGGCTGTTGCGGGCCGACGGCTACCAGGTCGATGCCGTCGCCGACGGCTACGAGGCGCTCGAAGCCGTCCGGGCCGACATTCCGGACATCGTGGTGAGCGACGTGATGATGCCGCGACTCGACGGTCTCGGACTGGTTGCGGCGCTTCGGGCCGACCGGCGCACCGCAGCGGTACCTGTGCTGCTGTTGTCCGCGCGTGCCGGTCAGGAGGAGTCGATCAGCGGGCTGCGGGCCGGGGCCGACGACTACCTCGTCAAACCCTTCGCCGCCGCCGAACTCCTTGCCCGGGTTCGCGCCAACGTCGAGCTCGCACGACTGCGCGACTATCACGCGCGGTGGCGGACGGCCGTCGTCGATTCCCTGCAGGAAGCCTTCTTCATCTGCGACGAGCACGGCAACGTGATCGAGATCAACGGGGCATTCACCGACATCCTGGGATACGACACCGACGGCCTGCCTTACGGTGTCGCGCATCCCTGGTGGCCTTCGCTCGACAGTGACCCCGATGCTCACCGGATGGTCACCGAGGCGTCTACCCAGGTGCTCGAGCAGCAGCACGGAGTGCTGACCGCAGTTCCGCTGACGCATCGGGACGGGCATCGACTCTGGGTCACGGCGACGTTCACCCATGCCGAGGATCCGGACACCGGTCGTCGGATCGTCGTCGGCACGATGCGCGACGTCACTGCCGAGCACTACATCGTCCAGCGCGAATCAGCGCTGGCATCGCTCAATGAGCAACTGGTACAAGCCGATACAGTGGACGACGCGGTTGCGGCCGCAGCCAAGGCCTTCCAGGCGGTATGGGGCGCGCGGCGGGTGCTGGCGGTCACCCTGCCCTCCGGACCGCCCGACGAGGACGCCGATGACGCGACCATGACGGGTGTGACCGCGATGGTCTGCGTTGGTGAACCGACGCGATGGGACGAGCTGTCGTCGGGCACCCGTCAGGCGATCGTCCGCCTGCGCGATGACGATCTGCTCGACCCCGAGACGTCTGAGCCCGGAGCTGCGGGGGTGGCGCTGCAGCACCCGCTGGGTGTTCTGGTGATCTACCTCGAGCTGTTCGAACAGCGCCGGTTCTCTGCGGAGGACGAGACACTCCTGACCGTGCTCGCCGGACGTCTCGGTCAAGGCCTGCAACGGGTTCACCAGATCGATCAGCAGCGAGAAACGGCGCTGGCGCTCCAGCACGCGATCCTTGGCCCGGCCGTCTCCCGCGGGTTTGCCGTGCGATATCAGCCGGCGACGGTCCCGCTTCAGGTCGGCGGGGACTGGTATGACGTCGTCGACCTCGACGATGGTCGCATAGGGCTCATCGTGGGCGACTGCGTCGGCCACGGGCTGAAAGCCGCCACCGTCATGGGCCAGCTGCGCAGCGCCTGCCGTGCGCTTCTCCTGGAGCATCCCAGTCCGGCCGCCGCGTTGTCAGGGCTGGACCGGTTTGCCGCCCGCCTGCCCGGCGCCAGGTGCACCACCGCCTTCTGCGCGGTGCTCACCCCCGAGACCGGCGAGCTGGTGTACTCCTGCGCCGGACACCCCCCGCCGATCCTGGTGCAGGCAGACCACTCGACGCGGTTGCTCGAAGGCGCGCGCGCGACCCCCCTCGGGCTGAGGCAACCCCCGCACCGCACAGAGGCGCACGCGACCATGCCGCCGAGGTCGACCCTGCTGCTCTACACCGACGGGCTGGTGGAACGCCGCCGCGAGTCCATCGACGACGGCATCGCGCGCGCCACCGACGTCGTTGCGGACAACCGGGCCACCGCGCTGGACGAGCTGGCGAACACGATCATGTCTCGGCTGGCGCCGTCCGACGGCTATCACGACGATGTGGCTCTACTGCTGTACCGGCAGCCTGCGCCGCTGGAGCTGGAGTTCGCCGCCGACGTCGACGAGCTGGCCGGGAGCCGCACGGCACTGCGCGGCTGGTTGGACAGCGCTGGGGTGAGCTCCGAGCAGAGCCTCGACGTGCTGATCGCAGTGGGTGAGGCACTGTCCAACGCCATCGAGCACGGGCACCGGGACCACCCGGCCGGGCGGGTCCGTCTCCGCGCGATCGCGCTGCCTGACCGTCTGCACGTGACCATCGTCGACACCGGTACCTGGAAAACGCCCGCGGACATTCCCGAGCTGCATCGTGGACGGGGTATCGCGCTCATGCGGGCGCTCATGCAAGATGTCACCATCGATTCGCAAAACACCGGCACCACCGTGCACATGCACGCAAGGATTGCCTGATGGCCACACCGCTGCGCCTCCGTACCGACCGTCAGGACGACGGTTCTCTGGTGCTGTTCGCCGCCGGAGAGCTGGACCTGAGCAACATCGGCACGTTCTCCGACGCGATCGCCCACGCGATCACCGCGAACCCCGACGGAACCGTGCTACGGGTCGACCTCAGCGAGGTCGAATATCTGGACAGCGGCGCCATCAACGTGCTCTTCGATCACGCGGAGTCGATCGACGTGGTGGTCAACCCGATCCTGCTACCGGTGCTGACCGTCAGCGGGCTCACCGATGTGGCCACCGTCCGGCCGGCGTCGCCGGGATAGTCGGCCGCACTACGCGTTCCGCTCGCTTGTGTCGGATTGCTCGCTCCGCTCGCTTGTGTCTGATTGCTCGCTCCGCTCGCGGCGGGCCCTGGCACGGCGTTTCCCCTCGTGCATCGCCGCCACCCGAGCCACCGGGATCGTGCGGCCGTGGTGGATCAGATCGGCGGGCAGCCGCTGCGGCGCCGGCATCTCCGTCGTCCACGGGTCGGGATCGGTCAGCGCATCGAGCGCGGTGTGCACGGTGAAGTCAGAGGGGTGCACCCGATCCAAATCCGACCACGCCACCGGGAAGGACACCGGCGTGCCGGGCCGCAAGCGCGGGCTGTAGGCCGCTGCCACGGTGGCACCGCCCGCGCGGGTGGCGTCGACGAACACCTTGCCGGCGCGGTCTTCGACGATGAATGCCGTTGTGGCCACGGACCGATCGAGAGCTTCGGTGCGCGCGGCCAGCGCCCGGGTGGCAGCTGCCACGTCGTCCACGGGTGCCGTGTCGTCGATGGGGACGAAGATGTGGATCCCGCGCGACCCGCTGGTCTTCACGGCGCCGGCCAACCCGCAGGCCTGGAGAGCCTGGCGCACCATGTGCGCGACGGCGACCACGGCGGCGAAATCGTCACCGGAGGGCGGGTCCAGATCGAGGATCAGGTGCGTCGGGCGGTAGATGTCGTCGGCCAGGCCGAGCGCCGGGTGGTATTCGACGGCGCGCTGATTGGCCAGCCACAGCAGCGTGCGGCGGTCGTCGCAGAGTGCGTAATGGATCTCGCGGTGGGACGCCTCCGCCCAGATCGGCACTGTGCGTACCCACTCGGGGGTGTATTTCGGCACGTTCTTCTGCATGAACGGAGCCCGGCCGCGCAGCGCCCGCAACGCGGTCAGCGGCCGGCCGGCAAGCACCGGCAGCATGCGGTCGGCGACGGCGTCGAGATAGTCGACGAGGTCGCGTTTGGTGGCGCCCGCATCGTCGGTCAGGTGCTGGTCGAGGTTGGTCAGCTCGACACCGGCGCGCTGCTCTCCGGGGCTCATCCGTCCAGCCTACGGGTGCAGGCCCTACGACAAATGTGCTCCGGCAACCGAAGTCAGGATTTCGCCGCGGGTGCAGTGATCGCCGCATAACGTTGAGATCCCTATGGACCGGAGCCCATCGGGTGAGCCCGGCGACTCGCCGACCGCGGTCGCCGCAACGCCACCGTCTGCCGCGACCGCGGAGCCGCCGGCGGCAGTGCAGGTGGACGACCAGGAGAAGCCCGGCCGTGAATTGCGCGGTTGGACGCACCGTCTGGTCGCCTGCGCGGCCTTCGGCGTGGCGATTCTGACCATCTGGCAGGTGTTTCGGCCGCTGCCGCAGGGCAGCCAGTACTACCTCATCGTGTTCCTGGCCGGCTCGCTGCCGCTGGTTTACCTGGTCTACCGGTCCGGTATGGGCAGACTCGACCCGGACGATCACCCGGGACCGCTCGACTGGATATTGGCCGCCGCGACGCTGGTGGTATGCCTGTATCCCGTACTGCCGCTGAGCATCGGCTCCGGCGGAGGTGGCTACAACGCCTTCTTGGACCGCCAGGGCTTGCTCGAGCCCACGGACGTGGTGATGGGCACGCTGCTGCTGGTGCTCATCCTTGAGGCGTGCCGGCGTACGACCGGCTGGGCCCTGCCGATCGTCTGCGCAGTCTTTCTGGCCTACGGCTACTACGGCGGCCTGTTGCCGCAAGGCTGGGCGATCGCGCACGCCGGTCTCGATTTCGACCAGATCATCGACGCGCTCTACAACTCGGGCAGTGGATTCTTCGGAACCCCACTGGATGTCGCGGCGACCTACATCGTGCTGTTCACCATCTACGGCGCGGTGCTCGAACTCTCCGGTGGTGCCCGGTTCTTCGTCGAGCTGTCGGTGGCATCCTTCCGTCGATCACGCAGCGCCGCGGGCCGCACCGCCGTGGCGTCCGGCTTCCTGCTCGGGACCGTGTCCGGTTCGGGCACGGCGACGGCTGTCAGCGTCGGCGCGGTCACCTGGCCGATCATGCGGCGGGCGGGCTACACACCGGAGCGGGCGGGCGGTGTGCTCGCAGCAGCCGGCGTCGGCGCACTGCTGTCACCGCCGACTCTGGGCGCTGCGGCGTTCATCGTGGCCGAATACCTCGAGGTGTCCTACCTGACGGTGCTGGGCTGGGCGATGATTCCCACTGTCCTGTACTACCTGGGCATTCTGCTCGCCGTCGAGATCGACGCGCGCCGCTTCGGGATGAAGGCAGCGCACCTGGACACCCAGTCGCCGTGGAAGTTGCTCGCCCGCTTCGGATATCACTTCTCGTCGCTGATCGCGATCGTCGTGCTGCTGGCCGTCGGGATGTCGGCGACCAGAGCTGTGGTGTACGCGACCGCGCTCGCGTTCGTCCTGTCGTTCCTTGACCGACGCGGGCGACTGACTCCGCGCCGGTTGTTCGACGCGCTCAGCGGCGGTGTGCGCGGAGTGCTCCCCGTCGTCGCGGTGTGTGCCGCCGCCGGCGTGATCACCGCGATGACCACCAAAACCGGTCTGGGCGCCCAGTTTTCGTCGGTGCTGGTGGGCGGGGTGGACGCACTCACCGACAATCGCACCCTCATGCTGGCGTTGACGGCGGTCTTCGCCGCCGTGGCGCTGGCGTTGCTCGGCCTGGCGATACCGGTGACCGCGTCGTTCGTCATCGGCTGGGTCATCATCGGACCGGCACTGCTGGCGCTCGATGTGCCCGCACCGGCAGCGGCGATGTTCGTCTTCTACTACTCGGTGCTGTCGGAGGTCACGCCGCCGACGGCGCTGGCGGCCGTCGGCGCCTCCGCCGTGACCGGCGGGCGGGCCATCCCGACGATGTGGCAGACCTTGCGCTACGCGGCGCCGGCGTTCCTGGTGCCCATCGCCTTCGTTGTGACCGGTCCCGGAGAGTATCTGCTCGCCCGCGGGCCGGTGCTGGGCGTCATCTGGGCGTCCGCGGTGGCGTGCGTCGGTATCGTCGCGCTCTCGTTCGCGGCCGGCGGCTGGGCGCTCGGCGTCGGGGCGATGGGCCGCATCGCCCGAGTTCTCACCGCGATTGCCGCGCTGCTGCTGCTCTTCCTGGACCCCGTCACCATCGCGGCGGGGTTCGCGTGTCTGCTCGCTGCAGTCGCGCTCACCTTCATCGACAAGAGGAGACCGACATGAGGATGACGGACATGAGATGTGCGACCAGGGTCGTCGCGGGGTTCGCCGCGCTGGCGCTCACCGGGGCGGCGGCCACGGGCTGCGGTGGCAGACAGGACGCACCCAGCGCCGACTCGGGAGGCGACATCACCTGCGAGGTCAGCTCCGACACCCGGGTGAGCATCGCCACCGGCAACTCGACGGGCGTGTACTTCTCGCTGGGCAATGCCTATGCCGAGCAGGTTTCGGCAGCCACCGACGGCAGGGTGAAGGCGACCGCGGCGGAGACAGGTGCCTCGGTGCAGAACATCCAGCAGCTGGTGAGCGGCAGTTACCAGCTGGCGTTCTCGCTCGCCGACACGGCTGCCGACGCCGTCGAGGGCAAGGCGGGATTCGAGGGTGACAAGCAGCCCATCCAGGCGATCTCGCGGATCTATCCCAACTACACCCAGGTGATCGCCAGGAAGGACAGCGGCATCGCGTCCGTCGCCGACATGCGGGGCAAACGGGTGTCGACCGGCTCGCCCGGATCCGGCACCGAGGTCATCGCCAACCGGCTGCTGGAGTCGGCGGGGCTCAATCCGGCCTCCGACGTGGCCGCGCAACGGCTCGACCTCACCAAGACCGTGGACGGTATGAAAGACGGCTCCATCGACGCGCTGTTCTGGTCGGGTGGCCTGCCGACGCCGGGCATCACAGACCTGCTCACCTCGGCGCGCGATGAGGTGGCGTTCGTCGACATCTCGCCGCAGTTGGCCGCGATGTCCGAGATCAGCCCGGCCTACGAGGAGGGCGTCATCCCGGCCGCCACCTATCAGCTGCCCGCCGACGTCAAGACGATCGTCGTGCCGAACCTGCTTCTGGTCCGCGATGACATCGACGCGAACCTTGCGTGCGTGCTGACCAAAACGCTGTTCGAGAAGAAGCCCGAGCTGGAGCAGGTGATCAGCGCGGCCAAGGGCATCAACGTGGAAACGGCGCGGGACACCGAGCCGGTTCCGTTGAATCGCGGCGCCGAATACGCACTCGATCAGCTGAACCCGGCGAAGTAGCGGGCCCGGTCCCAACCGCAGGTCAAGCTGTGAAAACGCTGTCAACAGGCGATTGACAGCGATGGTTTGACGGGCTAGATGTATGACACGCGAGGCGCGGAGTGTCACGCGTGCGGCTTCTCTGTGGGCCGAGTCGGGCCTGAACGGGGGGCGGTGGAACGTGGCGCATGCCGGGCGGTCGGGAATCGGCAGGGTCATCCGTGTACTGGCGGTACCCATCGTGCTGGGCTGGGTGTTGCTCACCGTGCTGACGAATGTCGCGGTCCCGCCGTTGGAGAAGGTGGGCGAGGCACACACCGTCGGGCTCAGCGCCAAAGACGCACCGTCGATGGTGTCGATGCAACGGGTCGGCGCCAACTTCGACGAGTTCGACTCCGACAGCACCGCGATGATCGTGCTCGAGGGCCGGGCTCCGCTGGGCGACGCCGCGCACCGCTACTACGACCAGCTCATCGACAAGCTGGAGGCCGACACCGCCAACGTGCAGCACGTCGCCGACTTCTGGGGCGACCCGCTGACCGCGTCCGGCGCCCAGAGCACCGACGGCTTGGCGGCCTACGTCCAGGTGTACCTGCACGGCAATCAGGGGGAGCCTCGGGCCAACGAAGCTGTCGCAGCGGTGCGCGAGATCGTCGCGCAGACCCCGGCGCCCGAGGGCGTACAGGCTTATGTGACCGGTGGAGCACCGCTGGTCGCCGACCAGCACAGTGCCGGGGACAAGAGCGTCTTCCGGGTCACGCTGATCACGTTCGGCGTCATCGTGATCATGCTGCTGATCGTTTATCGATCCGTGGCCACGATGGTGCTGACCATGGTGATGGTGTTCATCGAGCTCGGCGCGGCACGGGGGATCGTCGCGTTTCTCGCCAACTACGAGATCATCGGCCTGTCGACGTTCGCGACCAGCCTGCTGACCCTGATGGTGATCGCCGCGGGAACCGACTACGCCATCTTCGCGATCGGCCGATACCAGGAGGCCAGGGGAGCGGGCGAGGACCCGGAGACCGCGTACTACACGATGTTCCGCGGCACCGCGCACGTCGTGCTGGGTTCCGGGCTGACCATCGCGGGCGCGATGCTGTGCCTGAGCTTCACGCGACTGCCGTACTTCCAGACCATGGGTGTGCCGTGTGCAGTGGGCACGTTCGTGGCGGTGATCGCCGCGCTGACGCTCGGCCCGGCGGTGATCACGATCGGCAGTCGCTTCGGGCTGTTCGACCCGAAGCGGACCATCAGGTCGCGCGGATGGCGGCGCGTCGGTGTCGCGGTGGTGCGCTGGCCGGGTCCGGTCCTGGCGGCGACGATGGCGCTGGCGCTCGTGGGTCTGCTCACATTGCCCGGTTACAAGACCAATTACGATGCGCGCGACTATCTTCCCGAAGACATCCCCGCCAACGTCGGGTACGCCGTCGCCGACCGGCACTTCGGCACCGCACGGATGAACCCGGAACTCTTGATGGTCGAGAGTGACCACGACCTGCGCAACCCGGCGGACTTCCTCGTCATCGACAAGATCGCCAAGGCCATCTTCCGGGTGCCCGGCGTCGCGCGCGTCCAGACGATCACCCGGCCGGACGGAAAACCGATCAAGCACACCACCATTCCGTTCGCGATGAGCAGGCAGGGCACCACGCAGCGGCTCAACGAGAAGTACATGCAGGACCGGATGGCGGACATGCTGGTCCAAGCCGATGCGATGCAGACCAACATCGACACGATGACGAAGATGTCGGCGCTGATGACGCAGATGTCCGCGGTCACCCACGAGATGGTCACCAAGACCAAGTCGATGACCATCGACATCGTCGAACTACGGGACCACATCTCCGATTTCGACGACTTCTTCCGGCCGGTCCGTAACTACTTCTACTGGGAGCCGCACTGCTTCGACATCCCCGTGTGCTGGGCGATGCGGTCGGTGTTCGACACCCTCGACGGAATCAATCCTCTGACCGACGACATCCAGGAGCTGGTACCGGAACTGGAACGCCTCGACGCGTTGATGCCGCAACTGATCGCGTTGCTGCCCAGTCAGATCGAGACGATGCGATCGATGCAGACGATGATGCTGACGCAGTACCAGACGCAGAAAGGCCAGCAGGACCAAGGCGCGGCGATGTCAGAGGACGCCGATGCCATGGGAGACGCGTTCGACGACTCGATGAACGACGATTCGTTCTACCTGCCGCCGGAGGCGTTCAACAACGACGACTTCAAGCGCGGCATCGAGAACTTCATCTCCCCGGACGGCAAGTCGGTGCGCTTCATCATCAGCCATGAAGGCGATCCGGCGACGGTGGAGGGCATTTCGCAGATCGTGCCGATCAAGACCGCGGCGAAGGAGGCGATCAAAGGTACTCCGCTGGAAGGGTCGAGCATCTACATGGCGGGCACCGGCGCCACCTACAAAGACATGAGCGACGGTGCATTCTACGACCTGCTGATCGCCGGAATAGCCGCAGTGACACTGATTTTCATCATCATGCTGATCATCACCCGCAGCATCGTCGCGGCCGCCGTGATCGTCGGCACCGTCCTGCTCTCCCTCGGGGCGTCGTTCGGCCTCTCGGTGCTGCTGTGGCAGCACATCCTCGGGCTGGAATTGCACTGGATGGTGCTACCGATGTCGGTGATATTGCTGCTGGCGGTCGGTTCGGACTACAACCTGCTGCTGGTGTCCCGGTTCAAGGAGGAACTGCCCGGCGGGCTGAAGACCGGCATCATCCGGGCGATGGCAGGCACCGGCTCGGTCGTGACATCGGCCGGTCTGGTGTTCGCCTTCACGATGGCGACCTTCGCGTTCAGCGACCTGAAGGTGATGGCACAGGTGGGTACGACGATCGCGCTGGGGTTGCTGTTCGACACCCTCATCGTGCGCTCGTTCATGACCCCGGCGGTGGCGGCGCTGCTCGGACGCTGGTTCTGGTGGCCGCAGAAGATTCGCACCGAGGCCTCGCGGCGACGACTCGCGGCGCTCACAGGGGACCCGGTTACCGCGGGTCGCTGACCCGCCGCGCCAGCTCGCCGAGCAGCGTCGAGTCGACGTTCGCCAACAGGTCGCCCGGATCCTCGAACACCGCCGTCGCGCCCGCCTCGCGCAGCTCGGCCGGTGACACGCCACCGCTCTGCACCCCGATCGACGGCACGCCGGCCCGTTTCGCCGCCTCGCAGTCCCACACCGCGTCGCCCAGGAACACCGCGTCCTGCGCACCGACGCCCGCGCGCTCAAGCGCGATCTGCACGATGTCGGGTTTGGGCTTCGCGGTATCGACGTCCTCCGACGACGTCACCGCCGAGATGGCGTCCTCGCAGTCGAGAATCTCGCGCAGGGTTGCCAGCTCGTCCTCGGGGGCCGACGTTGCCAGCACCACCTGCAGGCCGTGACCCGCAACCCACCTCAGCAGATCACGAGCCCCCGGCAGAGGCGCCAGCAACGAGGTCGTCTCCTGGTAGAACTCGCTGTGGAGGTCCTTGAGACGGTCGAGCACGTCCTGTCCGGCGTCGCCGCTCAGGGTGCGTACCAGCGTCGTGCCGTCCATCCCGATGCAGCGGTGGATGCGCCACCCGTCGACGGGCACCCCTTCGGCGTCGAAGGCGCGCAGCCACGCCGTCACATGGAGGTAATTGGAGTCGACCAGCGTGCCGTCGACGTCGAAAAGTACCGAGGGCGCTCTTGAGTCAGAACTCACCCGGGGTCAGGGCACCGGGATGTTGATGGTGGGTCCGCCGGGGATCGAACCTGAGCCGCCTCCGGGCCCACCGGTGATCGTGGGTCCGCCGGGGATGGAGCCGCCGCCGCCGTCGGGTCCGCCGCCGCCAGTGGGTCCGCCGGGGATGGAGCCGCCGCCGCCGTCGGCGTCGCCGCCACCGGTGGGTCCGCCGGGAATGGAGCCGCCGCCACCCTCAGGCCCGCCGGCACCGCCGGGCGCCGGGGTCTCACCCGGAGCACCCGAGGTGGGGGCCTCGGTCGCGGTCGGTGTGGTGGTCGTCGGAGACATGGTCGTCTCGGTCGTGCTGGTCTCTGATGTGGTCGTCGTGGACTCGTCGCCACTGTCGCTGCTGCCGCATCCCACGGCGAGCGCGAGTACTGCAGCGCTGCCGGCTGCGACGAAAGCGGTTCTCACTGGAGTCTTCATGGGCCACCTTGCTGTCGAGGAACGTCAGCGGGGTTACCACGAAGCCGCAGGCCCAAACTCCCGGCCGGTTGGGTACCCTTCGGTCCATGACCGCCTCTGCAATCGGAGTTTCCCGATGAGTGCGGGTCTGTTCGCGCTCCTCGACGATGTCGCGGCGCTGGCACGGCTGGCCGCTGCGTCCGTCGAC includes the following:
- a CDS encoding DNA polymerase domain-containing protein — encoded protein: MSPGEQRAGVELTNLDQHLTDDAGATKRDLVDYLDAVADRMLPVLAGRPLTALRALRGRAPFMQKNVPKYTPEWVRTVPIWAEASHREIHYALCDDRRTLLWLANQRAVEYHPALGLADDIYRPTHLILDLDPPSGDDFAAVVAVAHMVRQALQACGLAGAVKTSGSRGIHIFVPIDDTAPVDDVAAATRALAARTEALDRSVATTAFIVEDRAGKVFVDATRAGGATVAAAYSPRLRPGTPVSFPVAWSDLDRVHPSDFTVHTALDALTDPDPWTTEMPAPQRLPADLIHHGRTIPVARVAAMHEGKRRARARRERSEQSDTSERSEQSDTSERNA
- a CDS encoding TRAP transporter permease; translation: MDRSPSGEPGDSPTAVAATPPSAATAEPPAAVQVDDQEKPGRELRGWTHRLVACAAFGVAILTIWQVFRPLPQGSQYYLIVFLAGSLPLVYLVYRSGMGRLDPDDHPGPLDWILAAATLVVCLYPVLPLSIGSGGGGYNAFLDRQGLLEPTDVVMGTLLLVLILEACRRTTGWALPIVCAVFLAYGYYGGLLPQGWAIAHAGLDFDQIIDALYNSGSGFFGTPLDVAATYIVLFTIYGAVLELSGGARFFVELSVASFRRSRSAAGRTAVASGFLLGTVSGSGTATAVSVGAVTWPIMRRAGYTPERAGGVLAAAGVGALLSPPTLGAAAFIVAEYLEVSYLTVLGWAMIPTVLYYLGILLAVEIDARRFGMKAAHLDTQSPWKLLARFGYHFSSLIAIVVLLAVGMSATRAVVYATALAFVLSFLDRRGRLTPRRLFDALSGGVRGVLPVVAVCAAAGVITAMTTKTGLGAQFSSVLVGGVDALTDNRTLMLALTAVFAAVALALLGLAIPVTASFVIGWVIIGPALLALDVPAPAAAMFVFYYSVLSEVTPPTALAAVGASAVTGGRAIPTMWQTLRYAAPAFLVPIAFVVTGPGEYLLARGPVLGVIWASAVACVGIVALSFAAGGWALGVGAMGRIARVLTAIAALLLLFLDPVTIAAGFACLLAAVALTFIDKRRPT
- a CDS encoding TAXI family TRAP transporter solute-binding subunit, whose product is MRMTDMRCATRVVAGFAALALTGAAATGCGGRQDAPSADSGGDITCEVSSDTRVSIATGNSTGVYFSLGNAYAEQVSAATDGRVKATAAETGASVQNIQQLVSGSYQLAFSLADTAADAVEGKAGFEGDKQPIQAISRIYPNYTQVIARKDSGIASVADMRGKRVSTGSPGSGTEVIANRLLESAGLNPASDVAAQRLDLTKTVDGMKDGSIDALFWSGGLPTPGITDLLTSARDEVAFVDISPQLAAMSEISPAYEEGVIPAATYQLPADVKTIVVPNLLLVRDDIDANLACVLTKTLFEKKPELEQVISAAKGINVETARDTEPVPLNRGAEYALDQLNPAK